One Ricinus communis isolate WT05 ecotype wild-type chromosome 1, ASM1957865v1, whole genome shotgun sequence DNA window includes the following coding sequences:
- the LOC8286397 gene encoding uncharacterized protein LOC8286397, translated as MSVFTETNSSTSTIAEQIKLRRPRNQFHHQQQEMPISTTETETDPNPQMSRSSKSTISSLFLSPFSTEPTTKKKGTAFRGLGCTAGAAQQVSVPAVIRSSAEWEGKRVKKKKNQQHQRQQKMKKESIQICSENMLQINVGDHSISNTDNSNNNNNSNGIGSFNSGNCMVMQDVWCGPGIGFSADAVVGSVDCVVAARRINNNNYASSGSRGKNDVDKIIQRERERERERERERASCLGRRAAVNPETFSFLDSDPAFITSRPEPEVFGSRYYRHVRHPSPDGLAEMMMLQNSFMMGGRFDRYSDWRLDIDHMSYEQLLELGERIGYVSTGLKEDEIGRCVRKIKPSIYNDLSSRLPMILDKKCSICQEEFESDDELGKLDCGHGFHIQCIKQWLTQKNTCPVCKIEPVARG; from the exons ATGTCAGTTTTCACAGAAACTAATTCTTCCACTTCAACAATAGCAGAACAAATCAAACTAAGAAGACCCAGAAACCAATTCCACCATCAACAACAAGAAATGCCCATTTCGACAACTGAAACGGAAACAGATCCAAACCCGCAAATGTCTCGCTCTTCTAAATCCACAATTTCCTCTCTTTTCCTTTCCCCATTTTCCACTGAACCCACAACCAAGAAAAAAGGCACCGCCTTCAGAGGTCTAGGATGCACGGCAGGTGCCGCCCAGCAAGTGTCGGTGCCTGCGGTCATACGGTCATCAGCTGAGTGGGAAGGGAAAagggtaaagaagaaaaagaatcaacAGCATCAAAGGCaacagaaaatgaagaaagaaagtatACAGATTTGTAGTGAGAATATGTTGCAAATTAATGTGGGTGATCATAGTATTAGTAACACTGATAACagtaacaataataataatagcaatGGTATTGGGAGTTTTAATTCTGGAAATTGTATGGTGATGCAAGATGTGTGGTGTGGACCTGGAATTGGGTTTTCTGCTGATGCTGTTGTTGGGTCTGTGGACTGTGTTGTGGCTGCTAGAAggattaataataacaattatgCTTCTTCTGGTAGTAGAGGGAAGAATGATGTGGACAAAATTATTCAAAGGGAGAGAGAAAGGGAGAGGGAAAGAGAGAGGGAg CGTGCTTCTTGTTTAGGGAGGCGAGCAGCAGTGAACCCagaaactttttcttttttggattcTGACCCTGCTTTTATAACATCTCGCCCTGAACCAGAAGTTTTTGGAAGCCGGTATTATCGACATGTTCGGCATCCTTCCCCTGATGGACTTGCTGAG ATGATGATGCTCCAAAATAGTTTCATGATGGGAGGAAGATTCGATCGGTATAGTGACTGGAGACTTGATATTGATCACATGTCATATGAG CAACTACTGGAGCTAGGTGAAAGAATCGGTTATGTGAGTACCGGATTGAAAGAAGATGAGATTGGTCGCTGTGTCAGGAAAATTAAACCTTCAATTTATAATGACTTGTCATCACGCTTACCCATGATTCTGGATAAAAAGTGCAGTATTTGTCAG GAGGAGTTTGAATCAGATGATGAGCTGGGTAAGCTGGACTGTGGACATGGCTTCCACATACAGTGTATAAAGCAATGGCTTACACAGAAAAATACTTGCCCAGTCTGTAAGATTGAACCAGTGGCTCGAGGCTag